The DNA region GTGCTCAGTCCCGATAATGTCCGACGAGTAGCTCTTGCCCTCAATGTAGGACAGCTTGAGGACTTTTTCCGCACGCTTGGTAAAGGGGATATTGCCGATCTTCATCGTGCCACGCGTCGTGTCAACCATCTCTTCGACCGACTCGCGCAGCTCGTCCAAATCACAACCGAGATTGTGAAGTATTTGAACGGCCAATCCGTCCCCTAAACGAATAATGCCCAACAGCAGGTGTTCAGTGCCAATGAAGTCATGGCCCAAACGGAGTGCTTCCTCCCGGGAATACTGGATCACTTGTTGAACGCGCAGGGAGAATTTGTTCTGCATAAGTCCTCTCTATCTCGGCCAGTGGCCGTAATTCAGCAATACACCTGCAATTTAGTCAAGCTGGGTTGTTTTTGCAAGCGCCTGTACTTCACCGGTCCACGTGTTTTGACCGTGCAACATCACCGGGATACAGTCCGGTCGTTGATTAATCAGCAAATACTTTGCCGCTCTTGGATATTTCAAACAACTATGCAACTTTATCTCAAAGAGGCCGCAACACGTTGCGCAGCCCGGCTTAAATTCACAGAAAGGTCAGTTTAGCCACTTCTCACGGACTTGAAAGTTATCCACACTCGCCACGAAAAATGCCCCAATAGTGCGCAAGTTCAGATTTAACATAACTTGGAGACAAAAGCCCGGCCTTCAGATTCCTCCGAAGACCGGGCATATACCTTTAATCCTGCCCGAATTGTCATGTTGGCAGGTTGTCCAGTTGCTATGTTCCGGTCCAATGAAGAGGACAAGGACGAATCTTCAGTTGAATCTTATTTGAATAGCTGTTCATATCCAACTATCTGTTTGACTGTCCCCGATTCCCCCAAATGGATCTACTTGGTATACCCCATATGCTCCCGGGAATGTTCCCGGGCACTGCGAAATGCACCGGCGTTCATTTCCTCTTCGCTGTACAGGTAATCCCAAATGTCAGGACTAAGAGGATAGGTCAGACCGGAGGGACGGCCGTCTCGCAATGGAGTTACCTGCCACCCTCGTTTAATGCCTTCCCCAAGATACCACACCTTCACGGCCTGGCCAAGTTCAAAGTCTTTACGACTAAAATAGAATATACCTTCGCGTACTGGTCCAAACACAGTTTTCTCTCCGTAACTTGTTCGCCGATTCTTATCGCGGTTTTCCGGGTCTGCTATAATAATACCGCGAAAGTCCGCCGGCGGTTCCAATCCACAAATCACCACGATCCACCCGTAAGACCTGCACACGGTCATCAACAAGCCCGTCCCGCCTTGTATAATGCTCCCATGCTTCTCGTTCAGGTTCAAACCGAAACAGCCCGCCGTCCGTGCCAACCCAAACATAAGGATCCGACGCCATAATACAAAGTGGTGTTGTCATCTTCAACCAGGTCGCTGCCTGCCATGTCTTGGTCTCGCCGTCGGCACTGAGTCTCGCCACACAGTTCGTTGCCGCTATCCAGAGGTCTGAACCAAACGAGGACAGTTCCGTGATTGGACCTGTCACCACACCGCCTTCCAGCATCACCGCCGCCGATTCGTGCGATTGCTCGTCAACCTTGTAAAGCCCGATGTCAGTCCCGACCCAAACGATTCCGTCTGTAATAAGCATTTCGTTCACTTTGGAAAGTTCGAATGCTGAATTAGGAATGCGCACTATCGTATTGGACTTTGTGTTCATGACCGCCAGACCGTCGTCCGAGCCTATCCACAGGTTGTCGCCAGCCACCGCCAGCGCCGTTACATGCTGAGACTGCAAATTGTCCTGCACATCGTATCGCTTCCAGTTTCGCTTCTTCACTGCATAAGAGAGTAGTCCGTCATGAGTCGCAATCCAAACACGGTCGTTAAGAAAGACCATGTCCTCAACCATCGTTGAGCGAATCTGCGAATGGTGCCGCTTCTCGATGGTGCGCCACTGCTCACCGAAATTCTCCACAACGGAAATTCCCATGAAATCACCGTCATTGTATCCACCCAGCCAAAGCTCGCGGTCAAGCGGCAATAAGGCTCGAATGTCATTCCCCGCCGGGCCGCCAAGGGTCAATTCGCTTCGAAGCCCCCGCAATTCAGTGCGCATTATGCCGGCACCCCAATGCGTACTCCAAAACACGTCCCAACTGTCAATCAGCCAATCCGTAATCGGATACGTGCGGTTCTTTTCGTCCGCCAGTGTCCCGTCGGGATACCAAATGTAGGGCCGGGGCGGCAAAATCATAGGCAATCCTGCGGGCAGTTGTCCCAGGACTCCCGAAACAAGTTCACTGTCCTTAATCGGTACTTTGGATCGCAGTCCCCGCCAGCGTATCCGCAACGTGTCCCCGAATGGAGCGCCAAAATCGCTGAACAGATTCCCGCTGCTCCTGTCGCCGCTGTACCTTCTTACATAACGTAACCATACCGGATCGGGAATCGGTGTGCCCGGCACATGCAGCTCGCCGAATACCTGCTCGGGAATGGTCTCCACATGCAGCGATTGCTCGCTTACGCCAATATTAACGGGACGCTCGCCAACTGGCCATACGTGTTCCCGGACAATCTCCCATCTGTCCAGACCGCGGTTCCATCGCAGCAATCTGTCCCGAGTGGTTACCCAAAGGTAGTTCGTGCGCTCGTCATAAAGCACGAGCAGCGCGTCATCTATGGGAACGGATTCAAACGCGCCGTATCCCATGACCGCCGGGTCTTCCCAACGACTGCGTGAAATGTCATAAACCAGAACGCCGCCGGCGGTTGCCACAAAGACTTCGTGCATGCTTGCGTCCAATGCGCGTGCGCCGCGGAAATCACGCCACGATACCCAGTCGCCAGGAGCATATTGTGTTTGAGCTCCGGCCGTTTGAAATGACCCCAGCAATATCAGTATTAAGATGAGATGCAAGACAGTTTAACTTAATCTGGTTAATATACCGGTTATTAATTGCGTGAATTTGCGCGCCGAGTCGTTCGCCACTTTCTGCACTTCATCGTGAGAGAGCTTGTCTTCTCCGATTCCCGATGCGGCATTCGTTACACAGGAAATTCCCAATACCCGCAGCCCAAGCGCCGCCGCCGTGATGACTTCGGGCACCGTTGACATGCAGACACCATCAGCGCCAAGAGTCGCAAGCATTTTCACTTCTGCCGGCGTTTCATATGTCGGACCTAGCAGAGCGGCTAATGTTCCACGCTTTAGCTCTATTTTCTGTTCCAATGCGACATGTTCAGCCAACTCTTTCAATTCCGGATCGTAGCACCTGCACATGTCCGGCCAGCGCGCCTCTCCATTTGAAACAGGTCCTCGAAGCGGATTACGGAACTGCAGATTGATATGGTCATCAATCAACATCAAATCCCC from bacterium includes:
- a CDS encoding purine-nucleoside phosphorylase; the encoded protein is MTARQHARVRVSEHEADISALASYLPGTADVAIILGSGLGAYADTLTDAKGISTDDIPGYPVSTVAGHAGRIVAGKAGSTRVLAFKGRIHMYEGYSPEQVAIPVRLAHAAGAKTLIVTNASGGVSKRFCAGDLMLIDDHINLQFRNPLRGPVSNGEARWPDMCRCYDPELKELAEHVALEQKIELKRGTLAALLGPTYETPAEVKMLATLGADGVCMSTVPEVITAAALGLRVLGISCVTNAASGIGEDKLSHDEVQKVANDSARKFTQLITGILTRLS